The Anguilla rostrata isolate EN2019 chromosome 1, ASM1855537v3, whole genome shotgun sequence nucleotide sequence GTCATTTGAGGATGATGGGCATGAGGAGGCAATTGAGCCTGGGAGGCCGGGGGCATTTGGGGATGAGGCACATGAGGGGGTAACTGGACCTGAGAAGAGGGGGGCATTTGTggatgaggggggtgggggccagcCATCATGTGGGACTGTGAGGCATGTGGAAAGTACccgggctggggctggggcgggcCAGGGAGCACCTGAGGTGGGAGCTGTCCTGGAAAGGCAGGCTGCTGAAAGTGGGGAGGCCCAGGCTGTCGGGGCTGGGGCATGTAATGTGGGTACTGGGGCtgtggggcggggaggggtCCCTGGGGCCTGGACAAGGGCTGCTGGGGCCGGGCAGGGCCAGGGGCGGGAGTGGGGCCGAGGCCGGGGGCCGGCTGGTATTGAGGAAACTGGCCGTGGGCCTGGGGGAAGGGCTGCTGTGGGTGTACGGGCACCCCAGGCTGAGGGGGGTACGGGGGGAAGTGGCCCATCTGTGAGGGCACAGCGTACCCCCCAGGCACGGGGGGGTTGGGCTGACGGGCGACGGGCTGCCCTGAAGCGGGGGTGTAGCTGGCGATGGGCGTCTGCACGCTGTCCACTGTGGTTGTGGAGGGGCGGACGGGGACGGCTCCCCTCAGTGGGCCAGCCTGGGGCTGCGGCGGCCCCCCGTAGCTGGAAACAGCGGTGTGCTGCGGGCCCTGGGGAAAGGCCTGCTGGGGCGGGtgtggctgctgctggggcAGGTGGGGCATGTTGGGGGGGAAGCCCGGGTGCTGCGGGGTGGGGAAGCGCGGCAGCCGAGCCAGgtgaggggggaagtggggccagtggagggagggcctggccccgcctcccggGTGGAAGgcgtcgggggcgggggggcgagcCCCGCCCGGGTAGGAGAAGTCGGGGGGCATGCTGCGCAGCTCCTCGGGCAGGTCCCCTCCCAGGCTCAGGATGGCCGCGCTCAGCTGGGCAAGTTCCGGGTCCTCCAGGCTGGAGGCTGGGTCCATGTCGGAGGGCTTCTTCTGCAGGGGGGGCTTGGGGGCAGTGGGGCGCGGTGGCGTCTTCTTCTGCACCTCTCTGACAGAACAGAGGGgtaaagacagagggagaaaaaaggacAGTGAGGGGATAAACAGGGTTTGAAGACAAAGATAAAATGGCTGAACAGTGGCCTGATTCTAGAAATGATCATCTCCAAAACACGGTCTGTCCAATACACAATAATGGACAGCACCTGAAAGCGAGGGTTCACCTGTGTCTGATGTCAGGTGAGAATAGTGTCAGGGTGTATCTGTGGCAGGTTTCTGGGTGAGGAGGGAACCTGGGTATGACAGTACCTCTCCAGCAGTGCCTGCCTCTCCTCGTCCCGAGCCTTGCACAGGGCTCTGGCCTTCTCCAGCAGGAGCGAGGCTTTCCCCTCCAGGTCCTCATAGAACTCCTTCCCCTCCTGAGACTTCTTCATCAGGTCCTCGTAAGCCTCATAAGAAGAGACCAGGGTCTGTACCGTGCTGTTCCACCTGCAGATACACAGCAACAGGCAACAGGCCTGATTCAGAACAACATAAGCCTGGGCAATCTTCAAAAAAGTCATATGACTGAGAACGGCTGGGGTAAACACATCTGCCCTGTAGTGCTACTCAAGGTTTTGATGTCCTTCTGAGGAATTTCTTTTCCCACAAGAATTTCTAGTTTTTGTTTGTCTAATATCTCCCCATGTGGCGATCTGTTAGGTTGTTGTGTCATCTGGACTGTATCTTAGCATGTTGTGGATGAATCGGGACAGTTTGTGTCACTGGCAAGTCACTGCGTGCCAATGTATGCTTTGTGGACGACCCAGACCATGCCGGGCTTCATGACCATATAAGGGTCCAGACATTTCCCTATTGGGCAGTTTCTGGCTCAAATTTGTACAACACGGCGAAACGAAAACTGCACTTCCGCGGTTTCAAAACGCTTTTCACAAGCCCATGGAAAGTCAATGGGTGGCGTCAGTCATTTTGTCCATAtgttttctacagtctatgcaTTGGAACTCAGTAAAATCACAAGCCTATGGCTTTAAGTGTTTGTTGAGCTTCTGGTCTTGGGTACTTTGGTTTTGTTTAGTTTGGTCAGTTTTTCTGTTCTTGGCTGTAGTTCCTGTACGTGCGGGTGCTCACTTGTGCTCAGTCTCTGACAGGCCTTTGCGCACAGAGGCGTACTGCACGTTAGCCTCCGTCAGAGCCTTCAGAATATTCTCCTGCGCCGCCAGGTTCTGGTCAATGTACACCTTAACCTGCTCATACTTCTTCAACTGTTCCTCAAACAGCCTCTGGAAGAGAAAGACGAAGAGAATAGCAAGGTTAGTGaagatcatttaaaatggatataAGATTTCTGCGCATTACCATTTCATGTAACTATTTGTACTCTTACCAGTGTCTGGAGAATTTAAGCCCAGGTTGCACATCTAAAGTTTGTGTCTTACATTATATGCATGGTATAAGTACTTGCAACTAGGTCTGCAAATTTAATGAAAGTTATAATGACCACTAAGCAAAGAGCTGCGTGTTCTGGATAGTGGAGGAACTGAACTGCACCATGGGAAAAGCAGTCCATGCCATAATGTAAGCGCACCAAACTGCAGAGTGGGGCAGTTTTTGGGAGCTTGGCATCTACCTTCATGTCAGCACGTTCCGTGGTGACCAGAGCGGTGGTGATGTCATCCTGGTGAATGAGGTCTCGTAGCTGTTTCTCCAGCGAGCTGCGCTGGTCCCTCATCTCCTGCACTTTCCCCAAGATCCGCTTCATGCACTGCAGCCCCGCTACCTCTTCTGAACACCAGGGGGCATAAAGGAGCAACATCTCATGCACAAATTCACCAGCACATTCACGCTTTTTCCTGAAGTCATATAATGTCTTCTCCTTAGCCCTCCTGTCCACGAGGAGGCATAGCTGAGTCTCTCTCGGTCAcgttctgtttctctctctctctctctctctctctcctccccatctctcttttttttctctctctttctctcctccgcatctctctctctctgtgtctcctcccccatctttctctctcgctctctccctctccctctcttcatgCATGACACACAGACGTCCACACGCACACCATTTTCTCCATCTATGCCAGTTTCCTGGCCTCCCCAGCCCAGGACTTTgaagcagacccccccccccctcaccctcgcTCAGATCGGGGCGGGGCAGAGCGTCTCTCAGGGCGTCCAGCGGTCCCCCCAGCAGGCGCAGGTTGCTGATGTGCAGGTTCATGGCTCGGTGCAGCTCCGTGTTGGTGAAGCTGGCCTTCTCGTGGGCCTCCAGGTACTTGTCCAGGTCCCGGCGCACCTCCGCCAGGGTGGGCGGAGCAGGGGGCATGGCCTGCTTCCCCACCGCGTCCTCCAGGCTCCGCTCACCCGCCTCGTCTTCATCCAGGACGTCCCGGATCTCCCTGAGTGAGGCCTCCACATCCGTGAACACACCCGACAGAactgcaggggagagagagtgtggggcAGGGCTCGGGTGAATGGCATTACCTTAGCGAGGCCTTTACTCTGAGTGCCTTTAATAgcccgtatgtgtgtgtgtgtgtgtgtgtgtgtgtgtatactcacTCTGCATGGACTGGATCAGGCTCTTCACAGTATCAGGTCTCACACTTAGGGCTGCACACTTCTCCATCAGCACTGGGGGGATGTGGCTGTACATGTCCAAATTATCCACAGTGTCAGGGTCCAGACTGAGAGAGTCCATGAACTGCCTGCaaaatgcacccacacacacacacagggtcagcGTGTCCAACTGTGTAAGGCAATGGGATCTGTTCTCCCTAAGTTCACCAAGGCACATGCAACCAGTTAAAATCATAGGTAATTTTGCTGTTACCCAGCTTTTTTatcaccacacacgcacgcacgcacgcacagttaAACATATAGACACAAAAATACAGTGCTTGTTGCCCACCCAGCTCTCTCACACTTACTCCAGTGTCTCATTCTTGCTGTCAATCTTGGCCATGACATCCCGCAGCAGCTTGGCTTTCTCCTCACTGGAGTGAAGGGttagaagaagaaaagaggaaatggaAGGAAATCATTTAATCAAATTCCAGTTTTACACTCATcagaaatattcaaaataatagtGCACAATGGTCCTTAAAGATTGCCTACACTCAGAACTCTTGTGGTCATAAAGTCAGAATGCCAAAGAATATTCTagaatttctgtcattttatgtAGTTTTTCCATAGGTACTCCATCAGTAAACCCCATGGTACTCCACAGTCCACCAACTGAAGAGGACAGGAACCTTCAAagaagttaaaaacagaaaaaagttgtgTCTTGCCAGCCTTACCAAAATTAGGGAGGGCAGTGCCTCATACCTGTAGAGAGAGGAAGCCTCATGGGCAGCCATGGGAACCAGTTTGGAGAAGATGTCGGGACCGGTGACACTGGGGTCAGTGGGGTTTACGGGCAGGGCCTTCACCAGGGGGGCACCTGTAGCGATGCAGGGGGTCCAGTTAACTTAACAGTATACAGACACTGCAAAATGGACTCAGAGTGGCTCAAATGAACAATTCCAACATCCTCATATAGGGCCGAGCAGGTCTAACTGCAGTCTGGCTCTGGACATGAGGGCTGGGTGCCCCACATACCTTTAACAGAGGGCAACGTGTCCAGTGCAGGCACAGACTCATGGTAAATAAAGTCATTATCCTTTTTGGCAGAGTTGAACCTGGAAGAATGAGGCAGAGAACAGAGATTAGGatcaaacacccacacaaaccTAATGCAGGGGTTTGCATGATTACTGTTGTAAAAAACCATTACATACGTATTAAGCCTAGTGCTCTTAGGCTGAGCAGAACATAGCATTGTTCCCCTATCAATGGAGCTTAAATCAAATGGCTCATATTATTCTGTCATGCATTATAATTATATCTGACCACAGATGTAAAACCTACATTCAAAACGCAAGAtttgtgtgcagtgttctgAAAATGTAACCACCAAACGTTTAGGTCACTTGTCATTGGTCACCTATGTGACGATTGTTCTGCAGAGAGTGATTCAAAAGGAGATGGATGGAGTCTTACTTTCCCCCAATGACATCCATGGTGAACTTCAAGGCCTCCTGCACACTGTCTGGCTGTCCCTGCAAAGAATGGAAAGGGAGCGAGGGGAGAAGATGGAGAGaaatagggagggagggaagaaaggagaaaagggGTGAATATTCCAGGCTGCAGAGGGTTCACTTTTCAACTGACGTACTGTGCAAAATCCGTGAAGTGTCCGAGACACATCAGGGCCCTTCATAGAGAGGAGAGGTAGAGGAGGGCACATTGTGACAGAGCGCTGCGTTACCTTGGCCAGCTTCACCGCTTCACTCAGCTTGTCTAAAGAGCTCTGCAGGTATGCCAGCTATGTGAAGAGTGAACACAGGGTACACACAGGTTAGAGAGACAGGGGGgactgagaggaagagaaacagagagacagagaattcAGAATATTTGAACTGTAAATAAAAGAGATGGCACTAGTGTAGCAGGGCATCCAGAACCCTACAGATGCAGActctaatgaataaaaatgacagagaCATACCCTTTCACCATATTTCTGTTGCTCTTCTGCCTGTTTGCCCATGTGCAGCTAAAGAGGGGGAAAAGGCGagtcattttccaaaaataccATGCATACGAGTCACTTGCGTTTGAAATACGGACTTCATCATGAAAGCATCACAGAGACATGCCCCAAAATTTCTGTCACTCAGTGGTACTGCCGCCTGAAACTGCTGTTGCAAGCGAGTGGTGACTCACATGAGCAATGGCTGCAAAGTAATAGATCTTCATCTGAACCAGCTTCTTCCAGTCCTTCTGGATCTTCCCCAGCAACGAGGCCGTGTCAGAGTTCTCCAGCGCCCGGCATGCCTCCTTGTAGTAGTCTACCACCTGCAGGGGTccatgagtaaaaaaaaactcaaccaACTGCGCTGTGCAAATGAGCATGcgtatgcgcgcgtgtgtgtgtgtgtgtgtgtgtgtgtgtgtgtgggggcatgtgggggggggcagcggagTGGTGTGGAGTGAAAGCTTATTCTgacctgtaaaataaaatttcattttctgaggTCACTTTGAAtcaaagcgtctgccaaataaatgtaatgtaaatgtaatgaccCTCGCTCTAGCTGGTAATATTACATGTGAGGCAGGATGGGTACCCACCTGAGCACTGATGCGTGCCACAAGGAAGCTCTTCCTGTTATCCAGCATGGACTTCTCCAGAAGACACTCCTGTGCTTGTCCCTGATCCACAAGAAAAGAGGGATTATCAGCAGAGCATAAGACCCCAAGTCAGGAAACCTCATGGCACAGCAGAGCACGTATTACAACACACCAGGTAACCATAACAACCTTAGAAATCATCATAGGCGTCATTACCAGCATGAGGTTGATGTTGAGGTTGAGAATCTGGTGACTCATGTCCACACTGAAGTTGTGGCTGAAGTGGTCCCTCAGGTAGGAGAAGGCTCCAGCTGAGCACTGGAAGTGAGTGCAGGACACCTTCATCCCCTGAGAATGGAGAGAGTGAAACAGagaagaaggggagggagaaagacacGGTTGCTGAAAGTATAACATATGCAGTCACTCACTGTAAGACGGGAAagatagagacagaggggaaagTCCTCCACTGTGGAAAATATTCAGGTATAATGAAAGTGTGTCTCAATAAATTTACAAATTTCCTTCTtcactaatgaaaaaaaaatgcctccAGTCATATTAGTGGAAGAGCCAACAGCCCCACAGCGTGTCAGCCTGTCACAGCTTGAATGAGAATTCAGTCAACATTGATTACTGAAAACTAACAGAATAGAGTCATGCATCAGAAATACAGTATAAGAATTTATTTCAggcttattttaaaaactgcaccCTGATGAAGGCCGTTTAAGGCCACAATTCATCGGGCCAGAACGTTTTTTCAATCATCTTGccatgtttaaataaaagcttttaaCTTCACTATTAAGAGTGCCTCGGACTCCCACTTGTTTGCCATGGTtaccatttcatatttttgactgGCAAAGTTAACCtctttttttatacactttttttatacatttcctcCCCTTTTCTAAGCGCACCTTTTTAATACTATTTTTATCTGTGCAGCACTCCTCgccttactttttaaaaatcttttaagATTTCAGCTATCATTATCATGATAGCATTGCTTACTTCTCATGGTCACTGACTAAAATGTATACTTTAATGTTAAGCTTTGAGAATACTGTCATTTCATGCTAATAAAgtcaactgaactgaactgacacagtgggagacagagggaagctCTATGAGCGATTCAAGCTCTGAAGTACACTTCCTACTGACTCAAAGTCCAACTGACCTCCTCAGACACCCTGTTGTCCATAGCTCCAAGCATGGAGTGAAGAGCACCTACAGGGAGGACAGCACAGGGGGCATTATCAATACGAACAGCCAAAAGCAGTCAACACACTGAGGTACTTTATAATAGGACACCGCACGCTGTCAGTACAGTGAAGCCACTGCTTACCCAGATTGTAGAGAATGCAGGCCTGCTCATAGCTGATATCATCATGGGTGACAGTCTTTCCAGAGAAAATCTCAGTCCTGTGAGAGACAGGatgaagcagagagaaagggagggggtgaaagggaaagagaaaagaaaagaaagaaagaaaaaaccctTTCACATACACAGTACAACCTTATCCTAAAATGCTGCAGAACTTCACTATTTAGGCgtcatgtgtgaatgagaaaatgagaaaagcttCTTGAGCAATGTGCCAGCTTGAGGCATAGTAAcattaatgtaaatgttgaGGTTAAACATTAGTGAGAAGCCACAACATGAATGGAACAAGAAAGCAAATCTCTGCTTGTTTTGCCAAGATATCTATCCAGCTACGTAGTTTCTcgcaactgcaaaaaaataataatgtgaacaAAAGGACTGTTGAGTATCTCACTCTGTAACAGCACCGCTTGCAGTGTGCGAGTGAGCACCACAGTCTCCTGATCAAATCCGGCCCGGGGCTGTAccgactgtggccggcagcCCTGCAGTTGCGCTGCACAATTGGCTTTGCATCGCCCGAGGGATGTATGGGTGGGATTCAGTCACCAGTTGCCCGTGGCTTGAGCACATGTGCgattgggtctcctctgccTCCACTCTGCGTGTGCACAGCTTgtggctgcggtgtgaaaagaagcagctggctggcaccatgtgtgtttcggaggagaactgcAAGTCGTCTTCAATCTCCCGAGATGGCAGCAGGGGGTTTGAGCAGGTTTGTGCATAGTTAGtgaactggacattccaaacgcaggtgggattggagatgccaaatttaacaacaaaaaaattgaatcCAGAACGTACACCCTGCCTTTGACGTACTTCCATCCTGTTGTTTCCTCATTTTGAGTATTTGACAGCTGCTGTTCAAACAACAATCACTGGCACTGTCGTGTGTGAATGCCACCAACCCACAGACTGACGAATAGTCATGAGATGGTAAACAAGAGCAGCCAGTGCTGCTGCCAGAAATGTTAACACAGCAACATTCCATACTAAATTCCGGCTAAAGAGCAAACAGTGCATCAGGTCCAGAGATGTTTATTAGGGAATACAGCAGAAAGCTCAGAACAGCACATGCATCCTCAGTAAGAACAATGCAAGTGTGATGCCATTATACCCTGCAGtttcttttcacacagagaataCACAAATAGATAGGTGAATAGGGCAGGACTGTGTCAGGTGCTTGTTTCCAATGCAGGTGTCTGAATGACTTGGCTTGTGAAATCTGAGATGACAGCAAGGatctgtgtttgcgtgtgcatgtgtgtgtgtgtgcgtgtttgcgtgtgcgtgcatgcacggcATGATTGTGGTCCTCACCAGGAGATTGGCACCGCGGCCTCCTGGCCTGTCCCCAGGGGTACCCTGCTCTGAAGGTAGTGCAGCTGACCAAAGTACTTCCGCAGCGTGCTACACCCCTCAAAGTCCCGCGTCACATTGACCGCGCTCTGTAGGGGACACACAGAAGGCTCAGCCAGGAggcatgcaaaaacacacagcctgaAACTAAACCATCCACTGTACCCTTAATTAATAATGATCAGATATGCCCTATTTTTACAATGTAGAAAGACTGGAAATAGCAATGTCCTGGGGCCTCCTGCTGGGGGACTGGGCATCTCCACTCCTCTGCTTCCTGAACATCTTTCTCACCATAAATATGCGCGTCTTCCAATAAGGAACACTATGCTCATAACAGAATAACGACACCACCTCCTCTCTTACCGTTAGTGTGAGAATGTTTCCTTGCTGCCTCCCTACCCTTGTAGCTCAAGGCCTCCCCCCTCTTGTATTTCGCCATAAACAAACCACCTTCACCAC carries:
- the ptpn23a gene encoding LOW QUALITY PROTEIN: tyrosine-protein phosphatase non-receptor type 23 (The sequence of the model RefSeq protein was modified relative to this genomic sequence to represent the inferred CDS: inserted 2 bases in 1 codon; deleted 2 bases in 1 codon) yields the protein MEAVPRMPMIWLDLKEAGEFQFSPSVKQFILKNYGENPENYNEQLKKLEQLRLSAVNVTRDFEGCSTLRKYFGQLHYLQSRVPLGTGQEAAVPISWTEIFSGKTVTHDDISYEQACILYNLGALHSMLGAMDNRVSEEGMKVSCTHFQCSAGAFSYLRDHFSHNFSVDMSHQILNLNINLMLGQAQECLLEKSMLDNRKSFLVARISAQVVDYYKEACRALENSDTASLLGKIQKDWKKLVQMKIYYFAAIAHLHMGKQAEEQQKYGERLAYLQSSLDKLSEAVKLAKGQPDSVQEALKFTMDVIGGKFNSAKKDNDFIYHESVPALDTLPSVKGAPLVKALPVNPTDPSVTGPDIFSKLVPMAAHEASSLYSEEKAKLLRDVMAKIDSKNETLEQFMDSLSLDPDTVDNLDMYSHIPPVLMEKCAALSVRPDTVKSLIQSMQILSGVFTDVEASLREIRDVLDEDEAGERSLEDAVGKQAMPPAPPTLAEVRRDLDKYLEAHEKASFTNTELHRAMNLHISNLRLLGGPLDALRDALPRPDLSEEEVAGLQCMKRILGKVQEMRDQRSSLEKQLRDLIHQDDITTALVTTERADMKRLFEEQLKKYEQVKVYIDQNLAAQENILKALTEANVQYASVRKGLSETEHKWNSTVQTLVSSYEAYEDLMKKSQEGKEFYEDLEGKASLLLEKARALCKARDEERQALLEREVQKKTPPRPTAPKPPLQKKPSDMDPASSLEDPELAQLSAAILSLGGDLPEELRSMPPDFSYPGGARPPAPDAFHPGGGARPSLHWPHFPPHLARLPRFPTPQHPGFPPNMPHLPQQQPHPPQQAFPQGPQHTAVSSYGGPPQPQAGPLRGAVPVRPSTTTVDSVQTPIASYTPASGQPVARQPNPPVPGGYAVPSQMGHFPPYPPQPGVPVHPQQPFPQAHGQFPQYQPAPGLGPTPAPGPARPQQPLSRPQGPLPAPQPQYPHYMPQPRQPGPPHFQQPAFPGQLPPQVLPGPPQPQPGYFPHASQSHMMAGPHPPHPQMPPSSQVQLPPHVPHPQMPPASQAQLPPHAHHPQMTPASQAQLPPHAPHPQMPPTCQAQLPPYAPHTQMPPVSQAQLPPHALNPQMPPVSQAHMVPGQPLHPQLPLRMPQQPLPPHSGTVCYPGSVPMMPHQAAPGAPQQPQALPPTGPTNYTTPPPPSAAVQAGPLQHPTPMAPPPGPQPLPQHMIPPPFCAXVAQPPNIVPPSPTPSPSPSPGPPPGLIPQRPSPALTPVGGAHLPPAAASSSASSSPPSSSDSLFQRQTSSTDDLLSSSPESQHGGVKAAANVLLPTKADPQDGQRRRKQEAVRLIEGDPYQAPERVSRLCAELERFRETVQSLERPQAESGGLSELDARWKELQDQQERDARQLSIAIARCYSMKNRNQDIMPYDRNRVVLQSGKDDYINASAIEDLSPYCPRIIATQAPLTGTAADFWLMVYEQKVSLVVMLVSEQELEKQKVLPYFPLERGQQLSQGPITLTLTAQKTTPTHVERMIGLQFRDQSLKRTVIHLQFTSWPELGLPDSKSNLIRFIQEVHGHYLHQRPLHTPIVVHCSSGVGRTGAFCLLYAALQELEAGNGIPDLPLLVRKMRQQRKNMLQEKLHLKFCYEAVLKHAEQVLQRHGVSTAPCSKSNNSIAPKTYSRQESQDIVLGGDMPISSIQATIAKLSIRPPSASEGLDLGQDLPPPALADVLIPGDVEPSSLSPPEPTLSEPLPLSLSPPPSSPEKAQSPPPPNQEHGNGLDGPVPATANHHSDPTQMPAPALPPALGSSSSSSSSLELLASMTPEAFTLDSAYRGKQRINKQSFLQPHEGQGLQGVPSEDDPLSSLDPLWTLNKT